Proteins from one Aspergillus nidulans FGSC A4 chromosome VIII genomic window:
- the bfr1 gene encoding putative nuclear segregation protein (Bfr1) (transcript_id=CADANIAT00001912), with product MAAAVKSEGASEPKVRPTKPDEETFKANLAQAEKEHAAVQEKLNQIKAKIEAAKPNNQDSPAAKRQQELRAELSSIRQKQQGFKASRTSTQEKINALDATLKARIAEQNNSRTRMSFKNVEELDREIARLEKQVDSGTLRLVDEKKILADISSLRKQRKNFASLDDAQKVINDLKTQITTLKKTLDNPEAKALSDKYTEIQKELDAIKAEQDSAFKNLNALRDERTKLHAEQQAKWTAIREVKDNYYKARKAYKEYEDEAWRIRREKQKAQREAFEREKKRKIADKKLEEASRPAYTDEILVAQGLIRHFNPSYDFAALGLSDKKDQASGFRAEVGRTVDDSGMKGMKVLKKEEDDYFVGTGGKKSKKGKKGSANGSPAPSNLAETKFNMNVGIIEDFAKVKIDPPMNQSDVPAVVEKLAAKITEWKKDQAAKTQENINKAKEEIARLDAEESTATETNGKASEKDATAEVADDLNKASLEEKA from the exons ATGGCCGCTGCTGTCAAGTCCGAGGGGGCTTCCGAACCCAAAGTCAGGCCGACCAAGCctgatgaggagaccttcAAGGCCAATCTTGCccaggctgagaaggagcaTGCTGCTGTTCAGGAGAAATTG AACCAAATCAAGGCCAAGATTGAAGCCGCGAAGCCCAACAACCAGGACTCGCCGGCCGCAAAGAGACAGCAGGAGCTTCGCGCTGAGCTGTCCTCGATTCGTCAGAAGCAGCAGGGATTCAAGGCCTCAAGGACCAGCACCCAGGAGAAGATTAATGCCCTCGATGCGACGCTCAAGGCTCGCATTGCCGAGCAGAACAACTCCCGCACCCGCATGtccttcaagaacgtcgAGGAGCTTGACCGTGAGATTGCCCGTCTGGAGAAGCAAGTCGACTCCGGTACCCTGCGTCTggtggatgagaagaagatcctcGCCGATATTTCGAGCCTGCGCAAGCAGCGCAAGAACTTTGCCAGCCTCGATGACGCCCAAAAGGTTATCAACGACCTGAAGACCCAGATTACTACCCTCAAAAAGACCCTCGACAACCCCGAGGCCAAGGCCCTGAGCGACAAGTACACGGAAATCCAGAAGGAACTTGACGCGATAAAGGCTGAGCAGGACAGCGCCTTCAAGAACTTGAACGCTCTGCGCGATGAGCGCACCAAGCTCCACGCCGAGCAACAAGCCAAGTGGACTGCCATCCGTGAGGTCAAGGACAACTATTACAAGGCTCGCAAGGCTTACAAGGAgtacgaggatgaagcttGGAGAATCCGTcgggagaagcaaaaggcCCAGCGTGAGGCTTtcgagcgggagaagaagaggaagattgccgacaagaagctggaggaggcctCTCGCCCTGCTTACACCGACGAGATCCTCGTCGCGCAGGGTCTTATCCGTCACTTTAACCCCTCTTACGACTTTGCTGCTCTTGGTCTTAGCGACAAGAAGGACCAAGCCTCCGGCTTCCGTGCCGAAGTTGGCCGTACCGTGGATGACTCTGGCATGAAGGGCATGAAGGTCctcaagaaggaggaagacgactaCTTCGTCGGAACcggtggaaagaagagcaagaagggcaagaagggcaGCGCCAACGGCAGCCCTGCGCCGTCCAACCTTGCCGAGACTAAGTTCAATATGAACGTCGGTATCATCGAGGACTTTgccaaggtcaagatcgatCCTCCCATGAACCAGTCCGACGTTCCGGCTGTGGTTGAGAAGCTCGCGGCCAAGATCACCGAATGGAAGAAGGACCAGGCCGCCAAGACTCAAGAG AATATCAACAAAGCCAAGGAAGAGATTGCCCGCCTTGACGCGGAAGAGAGCACGGCCACCGAGACCAATGGCAAGGCCAGCGAGAAGGATGCGACTGCTGAGGTGGCCGATGACCTCAACAAGGCCTcactggaggagaaggccTAA
- a CDS encoding uncharacterized protein (transcript_id=CADANIAT00001910), producing the protein MPPPPLQLHPRPHTDTSTSNHPSLKLNLVPRGNDNEATHITNSAISIPSTYGRTTNPPNPGVVVGATLGAVAGFLLLLYLLYLSLTSGRRFSPSTIAATSTTPSEIVDVGFRNRRGPGPRSGLGSRRRRADEIIVEEDLTSHSHSHGLGDEGGVVEVIEEESVVDPPPSSRYRSRSRSSSETRSRNDRYRRGGSEFSGRS; encoded by the coding sequence ATGCCGCCTCCACCGCTGCAGCTCCACCCGCGCCCTCACACAGACACATCCACATCCAACCACCCCAgtctcaagctcaacctcgtccCCCGTGGTAACGACAACGAAGCAACACACATAACCAACAGCGCCATCTCCATTCCCTCGACCTACGGCCGGACAACCAACCCACCAAACCCAGGCGTCGTAGTCGGCGCGACCCTCGGCGCAGTCGCCGGCTTCTTATTACTCCTCTACCTGCTCTACCTCTCTCTCACATCTGGCCGACGCTTCAGTCCGTCCACGATCGCCGCTACCTCTACCACACCCTCTGAAATCGTGGATGTAGGGTTTCGGAATCGACGCGGACCGGGGCCGAGATCAGGTCTGGGTTCACGGAGAAGACGGGCGGATGAGATTattgttgaggaggatttGACGAGTCATTCGCATTCTCATGGCCTTGGCGATGAGGGAGGTGTGGTGGAGGTTATCGAAGAGGAGAGCGTGGTGGACCCGCCACCTAGTTCGAGATACCGGAGTCGATCGAGAAGTAGTAGTGAGACGAGGAGTCGGAATGATCGGTATAGGAGGGGAGGGAGCGAGTTTAGTGGGAGGTCTTGA
- a CDS encoding protein lacA (transcript_id=CADANIAT00001909) yields MRLLPVWTAALLAAQAAGVALTHKLNGFTITEHPDAEKRELLQKYVRIILLVTWDDKSLFINGERIMIFGAEIHPWRLPVPSLWRDILQKVKALGFNCVSFYVDWALLEGKPGEYRAEGSFAWEPFFDAASDLGIYLIARPGPYINAEASGGGFPGWLQRLNGTIRSSDQSYLDATENYVSHIGGLIAKYQITNGGPVILYQPDNEYSGGCCGQEFPNPDYFQYVIDQARRAGIVVPTISNDAWPGGHNAPGTGKGEVDIYGHDNYPPSTPYALVEYQVGAFDPWGGPGFEQCAALTGYEFERVFHKNTFSFGVGILSLYMTFGGTNWGNLGHPGGYTSYDYGSPIKETREITREKYSELKLLGNFIKSSPGYLLATPGKLTNTTYTNTADLTVTPLLGNGTGSFFVLRHSDYSSQASTPYKLRLPTSAGQLTIPQLGGSLVLNGRDSKVHLVDYDVAGTKILYSTAEVFTWKKFHDGKVLVLYGGPGEHHELAVSSKAKVKVVEGLGSGISSKQIRGAVVVAWDVEPARRIVQIGDLKIFLLDRNSAYNYWVPQLGTETSIPYATEKAVAASVIVKAGYLVRTAYVKGRDLHLTADFNATTPVEVIGAPKTAENLFINGKKAHHTVDKNGIWSTEVGYSPPKIVLPVLEDLKWKSIDTLPEIQPSYDDSPWPDANLPTKNTIYPLRTPTSLYASDYGFHTGYLLFRGHFTANGRESNFSIQTQGGQAFGSSVWLSGTYLGSWTGDNDYQDYNATYTLPSLKAGKEYVFTVVVDNMGLNENWIVGQDEMKKPRGILNYELSGHEASDITWKLTGNFGGEDYVDKVRGPLNEGGLYAERHGYHQPYPPTKSKDWKSSTPLTGLSKPGISFYTASFDLDIKSGWDVPIYFEFGNSTTPAPAYRVQLYVNGWQYGKYVNNIGPQTRFPVPEGILNYKGTNWVAVTLWALEGSGAKLDSFKLVHGIPVRTALDVEGVELPRYQSRKGVY; encoded by the exons ATGAGACTGTTGCCAGTCTGGACGGCTGCCTTGCTAGCAGCCCaggctgctggtgttgctCTTACCCACAAGCTCAATGGCTTCACGATCACTGAGCATCCGGACGCTGAGAAACGCGAATTGTTGCAGAAATACGTTCGTATCATTCTTCTT GTAACCTGGGATGACAAGtccctcttcatcaacggagAGAGAATCATGATCTTTGGCGCTGAGATCCATCCGTGGAG ACTCCCAGTACCTTCGTTATGGAGAGACATCCTCCAGAAAGTCAAAGCGCTCGGGTTCAACTGCGTTTCGTTCTACGTCGACTGGGCTCTCCTCGAAGGAAAGCCAGGAGAGTACAGAGCTGAAGGGAGCTTTGCTTGGGAACCGTTTTTCGACGCCGCGTCCGATTTGGGTATCTATCTGATTGCTCGTCCCGGTCCTTATATCAATGCAGAGGCATCTGGGGGCGGATTCCCGGGATGGCTGCAGAGACTTAATGGCACAATCCGTTCATCGGATCAAAGTTACTTGGATGCTACGGAGAA CTATGTATCGCACATTGGCGGTCTCATTGCCAAGTACCAGATCACTAATGGCGGACCTGTGATTCTCTACCAGCCTGATAACGAGTATAGCGGGGGCTGCTGTGGGCAGGAATTTCCCAATCCGGATTACTTCCAGTATGTGATCGACCAGGCCCGCAGGGCGGGGATCGTGGTGCCTACGATCAGCAACGATGCTTGGCCTGGTGGGCATAATGCTCCTGGGACTGGGAAGGGCGAGGTAGATATTTACGGCCATGATAACTATCC TCCCTCAACGCCGTATGCGCTCGTTGAG TATCAAGTCGGGGCATTCGACCCATGGGGAGGACCCGGGTTCGAACAATGCGCCGCTCTTACGGGCTACGAGTTTGAAAGAGTATTCCACAAGAACACTTTCAGTTTTGGTGTGGGGATCCTGTCGCTGTATATG ACATTCGGCGGAACCAACTGGGGCAATCTCGGCCACCCAGGCGGCTATACCTCGTACGACTACGGCTCGCCCATTAAGGAAACACGAGAAATCACGAGAGAAAAGTACAGCGAGCTTAAGCTGCTTGGAAACTTCATCAAGTCCTCCCCGGGATACCTCCTGGCGACCCCAGGCAAATTAACGAACACGACTTACACCAATACAGCCGACCTAACTGTGACTCCATTGCTCGGGAACGGCACCGGCTCTTTCTTCGTACTCCGCCACAGCGACTATAGCAGTCAAGCGTCTACCCCGTACAAACTGCGGCTCCCGACCAGTGCGGGACAGCTGACGATCCCGCAGCTCGGAGGCTCTCTGGTGCTCAACGGACGTGATTCAAAGGTTCACCTTGTTGATTACGACGTCGCTGGTACGAAAATTCTGTACTCAACCGCCGAAGTATTCACATGGAAGAAGTTCCACGACGGCAAAGTTCTTGTGTTGTATGGAGGACCTGGGGAACACCACGAACTTGCGGTCTCCTCTAAGGCAAAAGTGAAGGTCGTCGAAGGATTGGGTTCGGGCATTTCTTCTAAGCAAATCCGCGGTGCGGTCGTAGTTGCTTGGGACGTTGAGCCTGCTCGGCGCATTGTTCAGATCGGAGACTTGAAGATATTCCTTCTCG ACCGAAACTCGGCATACAATTATTGGGTGCCGCAGCTCGGTACAGAGACCAGCATCCCTTATGCCACCGAGAAGGCGGTTGCTGCATCTGTTATCGTTAAAGCCGGTTACCTCGTCCGCACTGCTTATGTCAAAGGCCGTGATCTTCACCTTACAGCCGACTTCAATGCCACCACACCGGTCGAGGTAATCGGGGCACCAAAGACTGCAGAGaatctcttcatcaacggcaAGAAAGCCCATCACACAGTTGACAAGAACGGGATCTGGAGCACAGAAGTTGGTTACTCGCCTCCAAAGATCGTTCTCCCCGTGCTAGAGGACCTGAAGTGGAAATCTATCGACACCCTTCCGGAGATACAACCCTCGTATGACGACTCTCCCTGGCCCGACGCCAATCTTCCTACCAAGAACACAATCTACCCTCTCAGAACTCCAACTTCCCTTTATGCCAGCGACTACGGCTTCCACACAGGATACCTTCTCTTCCGAGGCCACTTCACCGCAAATGGCCGGGAAAGCAACTTCTCCATCCAGACCCAAGGCGGACAAGCCTTTGGCTCGTCCGTCTGGCTAAGCGGTACTTACCTAGGATCCTGGACCGGTGATAATGACTACCAAGATTACAATGCAACCTATACCCTTCCCTCTCTtaaagcaggaaaagaataCGTGTTTACTGTGGTGGTTGACAACATGGGCTTGAATGAGAACTGGATCGTTGGTCAAGACGAGATGAAAAAGCCCCGCGGGATACTTAACTACGAACTCAGCGGCCACGAAGCCAGCGACATAACCTGGAAACTAACCGGCAACTTTGGCGGCGAGGACTACGTCGATAAAGTACGCGGTCCGCTGAACGAGGGCGGGCTGTACGCCGAGCGCCACGGATACCACCAGCCCTACCCGCCGACAAAATCCAAGGATTGGAAATCATCCACTCCCCTCACCGGCCTCTCGAAGCCCGGAATAAGCTTTTACACAGCGTCATTCGACCTAGATATCAAGTCTGGTTGGGACGTTCCCATATATTTCGAGTTCGGAAACAGCACAACCCCTGCCCCAGCGTACAGAGTGCAGTTATATGTGAACGGGTGGCAGTACGGCAAGTACGTGAATAATATCGGACCGCAGACGAGATTCCCCGTTCCTGAAGGGATATTGAATTATAAAGGAACGAACTGGGTTGCTGTGACGCTTTGGGCGTTGGAGGGTAGCGGTGCGAAATTGGATAGCTTTAAGTTGGTGCATGGAATACCGGTTCGGACAGCTTTGGATGTTGAGGGTGTTGAGCTCCCACGTTATCAGTCTAGGAAGGGTGTCTATTAG
- a CDS encoding putative integral membrane protein Pth11-like (transcript_id=CADANIAT00001914) yields the protein MHSILQPRGIYSAVPPDARTRLQDNPTLLVSWWATGVSLAIIVTRVCGRYVRIERLFREDKIMMASIIPLLARMAFVHVILIWGTNNTKVDGLTDEDIRHREIGSRLVLAARIFYAIFIWAAKLTVCEFLNRIAGVTWRRSVRIFLIFVYYFLGSTLLAVVIATLAECQPFSHNWQVVPDPGPKCRTGFANVITMGACDIITDLLLVAFPIFIILRTRMSLKRKIALVILFALSLILVAITSYRVPSVIQHKGSQQYRSLLASLEILAATAVANVVVISSFVRDKGVKKVKYKDILGSASVNEGLDHSSTRRTTITHHQWGSDSDLARDLGIRLDPDLYSHDPIEPRPAPMATGGLNPNWSFSQRAIEFDDDQSSGNSLDIKVSPHEYLRSNKTTHSPPENSPDQPPIFDVGGLLTQPSPPPTSHNHNTQIPNRPGGQSTNVTADPVLRDVGGLLANSGDISPLTSPPSQHHTQSSLNTPRPGGLRRGSQQGRRHSSVHFSDSNDSPVPSSRTQSGISATIVENADEFELQDVGGLLSKRQDRA from the exons ATGCATTCAATACTCCAACCGCGAGGAATCTATTCGGCGGTTCCTCCAGATGCCCGCACAAGACTTCAAGATAATCCTACGCTTCTAGTGAGCTGGTGGGCGACGGGCGTTTCgctcgccatcatcgtcacccGAGTGTGTGGCCGGTATGTTCGTATTGAGCGTCTTTTCCGCGAAGACAAGATTATGATGGCGAGCATCATTCCTttgctggcgaggatggcgtTTGTGCATGTTATTTTGATATGGGGCACCAACAACACAAAGGTGGATGGTTTGACAGACGAAGATATTCGGCATAGGGAGATCGGAAGCAGGCTAGTCCTTGCGGCCCGCATCTTCTATGCGATTTT TATCTGGGCTGCTAAGCTCACCGTATGTGAATTTCTCAACCGAATCGCTGGGGTCacatggagaagatccgTCCGAATATTTCTCATCTTTGTATACTACTTCCTAGGATCGACCTTGCTGGCGGTAGTGATTGCGACGCTTGCCGAATGCCAGCCGTTCAGCCATAACTGGCAAGTTGTACCAGACCCGGGCCCCAAGTGTCGCACAGGATTCGCCAACGTCATCACTATGGGTGCCTGCGATATCATCACCGATCTACTTCTCGTCGCATTTcctatttttattattttaaGGACGAGAATGTCTTTAAAACGAAAAATTGCTCTCGTTATCCTGTTCGCTCTATCCCTGATATTGGTCGCTATCACCAGTTACCGGGTACCGTCCGTGATTCAGCACAAAGGCTCTCAGCAGTATCGATCCCTTCTGGCTTCATTGGAGATATTAGCAGCTACTGCGGTCGCAAACGTTGTCGTCATTAGCTCTTTCGTCAGAGACAAGGGCGTCAAGAAAGTTAAGTACAAGGATATTCTAGGCTCTGCCTCAGTCAACGAGGGTCTCGACCATAGCTCTACTCGCCGTACAACTATCACGCATCACCAATGGGGCAGCGACTCCGACCTTGCTCGCGATCTCGGCATTCGCCTCGACCCTGACCTCTACTCCCACGACCCTATAGAACCGCGTCCAGCCCCTATGGCCACTGGAGGCCTCAATCCAAACTGGTCCTTCAGCCAACGAGCTATTGAATTTGACGACGACCAATCCTCCGGAAACAGCCTCGACATTAAAGTTAGCCCGCACGAATACCTTCGCTCAAACAAAACAACCCATAGCCCGCCTGAAAACTCTCCCGATCAGCCTCCAATTTTTGACGTCGGCGGCCTCCTTACTCAGCCCTCACCTCCGCCCACCAGCCATAACCACAATACTCAAATACCCAACCGCCCTGGTGGCCAAAGCACTAATGTTACAGCCGACCCCGTCCTTCGAGACGTAGGAGGATTACTTGCCAACTCTGGTGACATATCGCCATTGACTTCACCACCTTCCCAACACCATACACAATCGTCACTCAACACGCCTCGTCCAGGCGGTCTCCGACGTGGCTCTCAACAAGGTCGGCGACACTCAAGTGTCCATTTCAGCGATTCCAATGACTCCCCAGTTCCGTCATCACGAACACAATCGGGCATTTCCGCGACTATAGTTGAAAATGCGGACGAGTTCGAACTTCAGGATGTAGGGGGCTTGCTCTCGAAGAGACAGGATCGCGCGTGA
- a CDS encoding tRNA (cytosine-C5-)-methyltransferase (transcript_id=CADANIAT00001908), whose amino-acid sequence MLLVGSFRSSKIPRLLQQRLAQSFSILAMGKRDKKKFGKGGGGGGRSERQNWQDIPKTNERFENYYNAQGFIPEEEREIFWETLRRELPNSFRFTGSKGHALFVQERLKNHYIPEITAVQYEGNNVEPPRPVEWYPDRLAWSMTTPKQVIRRFAPFASFQKFLVAETDVGNISRQEVVSMIPPLLMDLRPGMTVLDMCAAPGSKSAQLMEMIHAGEEEAMLEVAKKAKEGTIGPEPAGPEGLNDDGRTTGLLIANDSDHKRAHMLIHQMKRLSSPNLIVTNHDATMYPSIRLPSRPSEDGKPTPNRYLKFDRILADVPCTGDGTARKNYGVWRDWTPQNGNGLHMTQVRILVRALQMLKVGGRVVYSTCSMNPIENEAVVASAIERCGGLEKVKIIDCSNELPGLKRVNGLRSWKVADRENRFWSSWQEVEEHRAQSGIAGLGRLSEGMFPPITDMPLERCMRIYPHLQDTGGFFITVLEKQSEIRAKPENPSKAIPKGTVAALAEELDSKQKNGTGEPLEKIEALDDLVPHDEQADLEKDKNASVAETTHQPPYSVTSQVPSAKREADGVDGELPFKRTKLDSGAEVVIGDRPIHQPPAAEEPDVATSDVTSTPVPTDTPQASAPETQPKPVKRKPGQPIEEPFRYLDPNHEELKPIFDFFEISDRFPRDRFMVRNAEATMSRTVYYTSALARDILVANQGHGLKFVHCGVKMFVKQDAQRLDVCRWRIQTDGLRLVEPWLGPARAVTLTQKETFRKLLVEMFPKVDDGGWQNLGEIGERVRDIPMGCSIIYITPEGDDKFSERMVLPLWRSLHSVNLMLPKEDRRALLLRIFNDTTPVLNTTQKRTQTAAQSSAADAVATEEEALKEENLILGQDEQEQMDTRETYTKANEEEDRANTTWKNGATNTILLAVVPASVPNVNVERSWLFPFVALYYHLPGVTLEVTTESLQVITKSLRTGQGRLFPRLERRSNPGGIGDELRLTREWAV is encoded by the exons ATGTTGCTGGTGGGATCTTTCCGGAGCTCGAAAATTCCCCGACTACTACAGCAGCGACTAGCACAGTCATTTTCCATTCTAGCCATGGGTAAACgtgacaagaagaag TTTGGTaaaggtggtggtggcggtggACGCTCTGAGCGTCAAAACTGGCAGGACATCCCGAAGACGAACGAGCGATTCGAGAACTACTACAATGCGCAAGGCTTCATtcctgaggaggagcgcgAAATCTTCTGGGAGACGCTGCGGAGGGAGCTTCCCAACAGTTTCCGCTTCACAGGATCCAAAGG CCATGCGCTTTTCGTACAGGAACGACTAAAGAACCACTATATCCCCGAAATTACTGCCGTGCAGTATGAGGGAAATAATGTCGAGCCCCCGCGTCCGGTGGAGTGGTACCCTGATCGTCTCGCATGGTCGATGACGACCCCCAAGCAGGTGATCCGCCGCTTTGCACCTTTCGCTTCATTCCAGAAGTTCCTCGTTGCCGAGACGGATGTGGGAAATATCAGCCGACAAGAGGTCGTCAGCATGATTCCTCCGCTCCTGATGGACCTGCGACCAGGAATGACGGTTCTGGACATGTGCGCTGCCCCCGGAAGCAAGTCCGCgcagttgatggagatgatTCACGccggtgaagaggaggcaaTGCTTGAGGTTgccaagaaggcgaaggaagGAACGATCGGTCCGGAGCCGGCTGGGCCAGAAGGCCTGAATGACGACGGGCGGACGACTGGTCTGCTCATCGCCAATGACAGCGACCACAAGCGCGCACACATGTTGATCCATCAGATGAAGCGTCTCAGCTCCCCGAACCTTATCGTCACGAATCACGATGCCACGATGTACCCGTCCATCAGACTGCCGTCTAGGCCGAGTGAGGACGGCAAGCCGACCCCGAACAGGTATCTTAAGTTCGACCGCATCCTCGCGGACGTGCCGTGCACTGGTGACggaacggcgagaaagaattaTGGTGTCTGGAGAGACTGGACACCTCAGAATGGTAACGGGCTGCACATGACACAGGTCCGGATCCTTGTCCGCGCCCTGCAAATGCTGAAAGTTGGCGGTCGTGTGGTGTACTCTACATGTAGTATGAACCCGATAGAAAACGAGGCTGTTGTCGCTAGTGCGATTGAGCGTTGTGGTGGTTTGGAAAAAGTCAAGATCATCGATTGCAGCAATGAATTGCCTGGATTGAAGCGAGTTAACGGTTTACGATCATGGAAAGTGGCTGATAGAGAAAACCGTttctggagcagctggcAGGAGGTAGAGGAGCACAGGGCCCAGTCGGGCATTGCTGGCCTCGGTCGGCTCTCCGAGGGCATGTTCCCCCCTATAACTGACATGCCACTTGAACGATGCATGCGCATATACCCTCATCTGCAGGACACTGGTGGTTTCTTCATCACGGTTCTAGAGAAGCAGTCTGAGATCCGTGCTAAGCCTGAGAATCCATCAAAGGCGATCCCCAAGGGCACTGTGGCTGCTCTGGCCGAGGAGCTTGAttcgaagcagaagaatgGAACCGGCGAGCCTCTGGAGAAAATCGAGGCGCTAGATGATCTGGTACCTCATGACGAACAGGCCGACTTGGAGAAAGATAAGAATGCTTCTGTGGCCGAGACCACACACCAGCCTCCTTATTCTGTTACTAGTCAGGTCCCTTCAGCGAAGAGGGAAGCGGATGGCGTGGATGGTGAACTTCCCTTCAAGCGCACTAAGCTCGATAGCGGAGCCGAAGTCGTGATTGGAGACCGTCCTATTCAtcaacctccagctgccGAGGAGCCTGATGTCGCCACGTCCGATGTCACTTCTACTCCTGTCCCTACAGACACACCCCAGGCGTCAGCACCCGAGACTCAGCCCAAGCCCGTCAAGCGAAAGCCCGGCCAACCCATTGAGGAGCCTTTCAGATACTTGGACCCTAACCACGAAGAGCTCAAGCCgatcttcgacttcttcgagATCTCAGATCGCTTCCCCCGCGATCGGTTCATGGTCCGTAATGCGGAGGCGACCATGTCACGAACTGTTTACTACACCAGCGCTCTCGCACGCGATATCCTAGTCGCCAACCAGGGCCATGGTCTTAAGTTTGTCCACTGCGGTGTCAAGATGTTCGTCAAGCAAGATGCACAGCGTCTTGACGTTTGCCGATGGCGTATTCAGACCGATGGTCTACGGCTGGTCGAGCCATGGCTGGGCCCTGCTCGTGCCGTCACCCTGACCCAGAAGGAGACTTTCCGAAAGCTCCTGGTGGAGATGTTCCCCAAGGTCGACGACGGCGGCTGGCAGAATCTTGGCGAGATCGGCGAGCGCGTAAGAGACATCCCGATGGGCTGCAGTATTATCTACATCACTCCCGAAGGAGACGACAAATTCAG CGAACGAATGGTCCTTCCTCTCTGGCGATCCCTGCACTCGGTCAACCTTATGCTTCCCAAGGAAGACCGCCGGGCCCTGCTTCTTCGTATCTTCAACGACACTACGCCAGTGCTGAACACAACACAGAAACGCACCCAGACTGCAGCACAGTCCTCGGCAGCGGACGCCGTCGCtacggaggaagaggctctCAAAGAGGAGAACCTGATTCTCGGCCAagacgagcaggagcagatggaTACGCGGGAAACGTACACGAAGGcgaacgaggaagaggatcgcGCCAACACGACC TGGAAGAATGGAGCCACCAACACAATATTATTGGCGGTCGTTCCTGCCAGTGTACCGAATGTAAACGTCGAAAGATCGTGGCTTTTCCCTTTTGTTGCTCTGTACTATCACCTTCCTGGAGTCACTCTCGAAGTCACTACGGAGTCTCTACAAGTCATTACGAAGTCACTCAGGACAGGCCAAGGTCGCCTTTTCCCTCGTCTCGAGCGTCGATCTAACCCTGGAGGGATCGGAGATGAGCTCCGACTTACTAGAGAATGGGCCGTATGA
- a CDS encoding DNA-directed RNA polymerase core subunit RPB5 (transcript_id=CADANIAT00001913) — translation MDDEYNYSADDAERETIRVWRTWRTVFEMLQDRGYEVTEEEVKIDLDEFKRKYVGEKGYPSREKLKIQARPTEAMKAKYTPLPTPSNRDPQPDCGTIYIEFCPDDSGIGTKQVRTFNHTVDEGNFHTGIFITKTPISPSAVRLLSGIPGRICEHFQEQDLLVNITRHELVPKHVLLSPEEKSKLLQRYRLKESQLPRIQVSDPVARYLGLRRGQVVKIIRKSETAGRYASYRWVI, via the exons ATGGATGACGAATACAATTATTCCGCCGACGACGCCGAGCGCGAGACCATCCGCGTCTGGCGCACATGGCGAACAGTTTTCGAAATGCTGCAAGACCGC GGCTATGAAGTgacagaggaagaagtcaagattGACCTTGACGAATTTAAGAGGAAATACGTCGGTGAAAAAGGATACCCCAG CCGCGAGAAGCTAAAGATTCAAGCCCGTCCCACCGAAGCCATGAAAGCAAAATACACGCCTCTCCCGACCCCCTCAAACCGTGATCCCCAGCCAGACTGCGGGACAATCTACATTGAATTCTGTCCGGACGACAGCGGTATTGGCACAAAGCAAGTCCGCACCTTCAACCACACTGTTGACGAGGGAAATTTCCATACCGGCATCTTCATCACAAAGACGCCCATCTCCCCATCTGCCGTTCGTCTGCTTAGCGGTATCCCCGGCCGAATCTGCGAGCATTTCCAGGAGCAGGATCTACTTGTGAACATTACACGGCATGAACTTGTACCGAAACATGTGCTCCTAAGccctgaggagaagagcaagctcTTGCAGAGATACCGTCTGAAGGAATCGCAGCTGCCAAGAATCCAGGTTTCGGATCCCGTTGCGAGGTATCTGGGGCTCAGGCGCGGGCAAGTCGTCAAGATTATCCGGAAGAGTGAGACGGCAGGCAGATATGCCAGTTATCGATGGGTTATTTAA
- a CDS encoding uncharacterized protein (transcript_id=CADANIAT00001911), translating to MSYNKPDGPPPSYPAPVHDPYAHPTPPPGAGQDYYGASPPPQQYGQGQPPYGYPTPPPQGYPPQQQPMYYPPNGGYPPQQGYYAEEQRGGGGGSGICAGLLAGLACCCCLDILF from the exons ATGTCCTACAACAAACCT GACGGCCCACCTCCTTCCTACCCAGCTCCGGTCCACGACCCCTACGCCCACCCGACTCCTCCACCGGGCGCTGGACAAGACTACTACGGTGCTTCTCCCCCTCCGCAACAATATGGCCAAGGCCAACCACCATACGGGTACCCGACGCCTCCGCCGCAGGGATatccgccgcagcaacagccgaTGTACTATCCGCCGAATGGCGGATACCCACCGCAGCAAGGTTATTATgcggaggagcagcgcgGGGGCGGTGGCGGGAGTGGGATATGTGCCGGGTTACTGGCGGGTTTGGcgtgctgttgctgcttgGATATCCTTTTCTAA